AAATGTGTCTAAGCCATCCCAAAAAGAGAGCACTAAAGATCTTTTTCCCTTCTGCAGAAACCAATAGATTTACTTTGGCAGCATTACGACGAACCGTCCCCTACGCCTTCTTGAAATCAATTTTCTAAATAGCCACTACTCATCTGCCCATCCACTCTCAAACCCATCCACTCTCGCACACCCCTATCCGCAGCACTTTTTTCTGAAATTGGTACCATCACCCATGCCAAACCCCTTTGAATACACCCTGCCGCAGGACGACTCAGACGCTAAACGCCTTAGCCAGCTGCTAGGCCAAAGTTTTGTGGTCGATCCTGATGCCGAGCTAAGCTACATGACCCGCATTGGCTACCAGCAGATGCGAATCATGCGCCAGGGAGAAGCCCTGCTCGGTGGACTTGCTATTTTGCCGATGGGCCAGTGGTTTGGCGGCCAAAGAGTCACCATGAGCGGCATTGCTGCCGTGTGCATTGCGCCCGAAGCCCGAGGCAGCGGCGCGGCTCTGGCAATGATGCAGCAAACACTCCTGGAGCTACACAAAAATCGGGTGCCCCTCTCCACGCTCTACCCCGCAGTGCAGCAGCTCTACCGACGTGCCGGCTACGAGCAGGGCGGCACCTACTGCCACTGGACCGTTAATCCTGCTGCCATTGCCGTCAAACAGTTACCCCTACCCCTCACCCCCATCACCCTAGAGCCAGCAACCTTAGCCCCCTTGGCCCAGCAGCAGGCGCGTCACCACAATGGACTGTTAGATCGACATCCCTTGATCTGGCAGTGGGTCATCTCTCCGCCCGATCAGCGTTGCTACGGCTACGTCATCGGCCCCGCCGAAGCCCCAGAAGGCTATCTTGTCTTCACCCAGATCCGCACCGAATCAGGCACCCGGCTAAAAATTCTCGACTGGAACGCCCTAACGCCCCAAGCCGTCACCAGTCTGTGGGCTTTTTTAGCTAGCCACCGCTCCCAGATTGAGCAAATCCAGTGGATTGGTGGAGCAATTGACTGGCTATCCCTGGGCCTGCCAGAGCAAACTGCCAAACTACACAGCATCAGTCGCTGGATGACCCGCATCGTCTGCGTACCCGAAGCACTAGAGGCGCGGGGCTATCCCTCATCCCTCACAGGAGAGCTGCATTTGGCCATTACCGACGACCTGCTGCCCGAGAACCAAGGTAACTGGCTGCTGACGCTAGACCAGGGCCAAAGCCATATCACCCAAGGCGGCCGAGGCGAACTTAAACTCAGCATTCGCGGCCTAGCCTCCCTCTACACCGGCCTATTTTCCCCCCACCAACTCCAGCAAATGGGTTATTTAGACGGCCCAGAACCCTCACTCTCCCTAGCCGCTCAAGCCTTTGGTGGCGCTTCTCCCTGGCTGGCAGACTTCTTCTAGAGGACAGAGAGACGTGGGGAAGGGGACGCGGGGAGTTCAATCTTCAAGTTCCCCGGCCTTCCCCATCACCCCCACCTTCCCTATACCCCCTGCTCCCCGTGCCTCCACGCCTCCCATCTGTGCCTCCAACGACCAAATTCACCCCACCAGACTGTTACGCTTGTCATAACAAGTGTGGAGCTGCCTATGCCCGAGCAGATGTGGAGAAACCACGACCTCAAATCTTCCTACGATGTGGTGATTGTGGGTGGCGGTGCCCACGGACTGGCCACAGCCTATTACTTAGCCACGCATCACGGCATCACCAACGTGGCGGTGCTAGAGCAAAAGTACGTGGGCTTTGGGGCCTCGGGCCGCAACACTGCCATTCTTCGGGCCAACTACCGCACGGCAGAGGGCATTCGCTTCTACAACCAGAGCCTGAAGCTGTATGAAAATCTGGCTCAGGCGCTAGACTTCAACCTCATGTTTAGTCAGCAGGGA
The window above is part of the Pseudanabaena sp. FACHB-2040 genome. Proteins encoded here:
- a CDS encoding GNAT family N-acetyltransferase, giving the protein MPNPFEYTLPQDDSDAKRLSQLLGQSFVVDPDAELSYMTRIGYQQMRIMRQGEALLGGLAILPMGQWFGGQRVTMSGIAAVCIAPEARGSGAALAMMQQTLLELHKNRVPLSTLYPAVQQLYRRAGYEQGGTYCHWTVNPAAIAVKQLPLPLTPITLEPATLAPLAQQQARHHNGLLDRHPLIWQWVISPPDQRCYGYVIGPAEAPEGYLVFTQIRTESGTRLKILDWNALTPQAVTSLWAFLASHRSQIEQIQWIGGAIDWLSLGLPEQTAKLHSISRWMTRIVCVPEALEARGYPSSLTGELHLAITDDLLPENQGNWLLTLDQGQSHITQGGRGELKLSIRGLASLYTGLFSPHQLQQMGYLDGPEPSLSLAAQAFGGASPWLADFF